One Egicoccus halophilus genomic region harbors:
- a CDS encoding PqqD family protein, giving the protein MSSAEWRRNPLALWRRSGVRIVLIPPGEEHALVLDGSSALIWLLLGDDGRSADALAGELSTFYTEEVGAIQPALTSFLHELRGLGVVTT; this is encoded by the coding sequence ATGAGTTCCGCCGAGTGGCGGCGGAATCCGCTGGCGCTCTGGCGTCGGTCGGGGGTCCGGATCGTGTTGATCCCACCCGGCGAGGAACATGCACTGGTGCTCGACGGCAGCAGCGCCCTCATCTGGCTCCTGCTCGGCGACGACGGACGATCGGCGGATGCCCTGGCCGGCGAGTTGTCGACGTTCTACACCGAGGAGGTCGGTGCGATCCAGCCAGCGCTGACGTCCTTCCTGCACGAGCTCCGTGGCCTGGGAGTGGTGACGACGTGA
- a CDS encoding nucleotidyltransferase family protein — protein sequence MPAAPLPADAWTEMLAAVRHHRVLGFLQSAIEDGVFPATDEQAEQVEDAHLQAMIWGIHLERRLLRILDVLETGGVEAVVLKGTSSAHLMYPDPAVRTFNDNDLLFRSEQFDDAMGMLVATGYRRLFPPTSPAFDRHFGKGATLRGRGGDELDAHRNLVFATFGLRIELDELFRSSRTFVLGGHDVRTLGAETRLLHACYHAALGDPDPRLSSLRDVAQLLAFGTHSIPHVQWLAHQWRAQAVLARAFRLCRQHLDLEVGGPLVDWAERHESTRAERRAIEAYVGRNRHHAVKLRASLPFLPGPRTKLRFVRAALPSSGFVEQVGQEPRRSWLLRGVRAMFDV from the coding sequence ATGCCTGCTGCCCCGTTGCCCGCTGACGCATGGACGGAGATGCTCGCCGCCGTGCGGCATCATCGCGTGCTGGGGTTCCTGCAGTCCGCGATCGAGGACGGCGTCTTCCCGGCAACCGACGAGCAGGCCGAGCAGGTCGAGGATGCGCACCTGCAGGCGATGATCTGGGGCATCCATCTCGAGCGCCGCCTGTTGCGGATCCTTGACGTGCTCGAAACCGGGGGGGTCGAGGCGGTGGTGTTGAAGGGGACGTCCTCGGCGCACCTGATGTATCCCGACCCGGCGGTGCGCACGTTCAACGACAACGACTTGCTGTTCCGTTCGGAACAGTTCGACGACGCGATGGGGATGCTCGTGGCGACCGGCTACCGGCGCCTGTTCCCGCCCACCAGCCCGGCGTTCGACCGGCACTTCGGCAAGGGTGCCACCCTGCGAGGCAGGGGAGGTGACGAGCTCGACGCGCATCGCAATCTGGTGTTCGCCACGTTCGGTCTGCGGATCGAACTCGACGAGTTGTTCCGGTCGAGTCGCACCTTCGTCCTCGGGGGACACGACGTCCGGACCCTGGGTGCCGAGACCCGTCTGCTCCACGCGTGCTATCACGCGGCGCTCGGTGATCCCGACCCGCGGTTGAGCAGTCTGCGCGACGTCGCACAGTTGCTGGCGTTCGGCACCCACAGCATCCCGCACGTGCAATGGCTCGCGCACCAGTGGCGTGCCCAAGCGGTGCTTGCACGCGCGTTCCGGCTCTGCCGTCAACACCTCGATCTGGAGGTCGGTGGACCGCTCGTCGACTGGGCGGAGCGGCACGAATCCACCCGTGCCGAACGCCGGGCCATCGAGGCCTATGTCGGACGCAACCGGCATCACGCAGTCAAGCTGCGCGCCTCCTTGCCTTTTCTCCCGGGTCCGCGGACGAAGCTCCGTTTCGTCCGGGCGGCGCTTCCGTCATCCGGTTTCGTCGAACAGGTCGGTCAGGAGCCGCGCCGCAGCTGGCTCCTTCGTGGCGTGCGAGCGATGTTCGATGTCTGA
- a CDS encoding glycosyltransferase codes for MIKGLGLGGAERLLSLVVPRLDADRFVVDVAYVLPHKDALVPGLRAHGVRVAALARPEDRPGHWMRRLARLVRREGYDLVHTHSPVPAAVVRLSVPRSVTVVHTEHNQWERYRLPTRLANAVTYGRNDAVLSVSDGVTGSIRPPAVGLGGRAPETETLLHGVVPETAPRGPVARQDARTRLGFADNDLLIGCVANFTPKKDHAGLLEAFAQVHVELPRTRLLLVGTGPLEVGLRSRVTDLGLSAAVRFLGRRDDALDLLPALDVFVLGSRFEGLPIALIEAMAAEVACVATRVGGVPEAVRDGVTGRLVVARRPAALAGVLLELLHDEQQRHRLAHSGREHVAEHFSIDRAVQRTTELYTALLARGERP; via the coding sequence GTGATCAAGGGGCTGGGCCTCGGCGGTGCCGAACGGCTGCTCTCCCTGGTCGTCCCGCGCCTCGACGCCGACCGCTTCGTGGTCGACGTCGCCTACGTGCTGCCGCACAAGGACGCACTCGTCCCGGGGTTGCGGGCACACGGGGTCCGCGTGGCCGCGCTGGCCCGACCGGAGGACCGGCCCGGACATTGGATGCGACGACTGGCGCGGCTGGTCCGGCGCGAGGGGTACGACCTCGTCCACACCCACAGTCCGGTGCCGGCCGCGGTCGTGCGCCTGAGCGTGCCGAGGTCCGTCACCGTGGTCCACACCGAACACAATCAGTGGGAGCGGTACCGACTACCGACGCGTCTGGCCAACGCGGTCACCTACGGTCGCAACGATGCCGTCCTGTCGGTCAGCGACGGGGTGACCGGTTCGATCCGCCCGCCGGCTGTCGGTCTTGGCGGTCGAGCACCTGAGACGGAGACGCTGTTGCACGGCGTCGTGCCGGAGACGGCGCCGCGCGGGCCGGTGGCGAGGCAGGACGCGCGGACCCGCCTCGGATTTGCCGACAACGACCTGTTGATCGGCTGTGTGGCCAACTTCACCCCCAAGAAGGATCATGCCGGCCTGCTCGAGGCCTTCGCGCAGGTCCACGTCGAGTTGCCGCGGACCCGTCTGCTCCTCGTCGGGACCGGACCGCTCGAGGTGGGGCTCAGAAGTCGCGTGACGGACCTCGGGTTGTCTGCGGCGGTGCGATTTCTTGGGCGACGCGACGACGCGCTCGATCTGTTACCGGCCCTCGATGTGTTCGTGCTCGGTTCGCGCTTCGAGGGACTGCCAATTGCGCTGATCGAGGCGATGGCCGCCGAAGTGGCGTGTGTGGCCACTCGCGTCGGTGGTGTGCCGGAAGCTGTCCGAGACGGCGTCACCGGTCGTTTGGTGGTTGCCCGTCGGCCGGCAGCGTTGGCCGGTGTACTGCTCGAGCTCCTACACGACGAGCAACAGCGGCATCGCCTGGCCCACTCGGGTCGAGAGCATGTCGCCGAGCACTTCTCGATCGACCGGGCCGTACAGCGGACGACCGAGCTCTACACCGCGCTGCTCGCACGTGGGGAGCGGCCGTGA
- a CDS encoding ABC transporter ATP-binding protein, whose product MIASGFEMLGAVLVYVLLALVVDPSGDVELPMLGDLRALFPRVAQERLLLWLVIAMAVFFVVRTAVQVGVTYVQQRVAHNAGARLSIRMVEGYLRWPYSWHLSRPSAELIRNGHQAVDQLISQVFLPVVRVTAEGFLTLGMLFVLLAIAPGATGMAVVVVGAAAALLLFVVQPRLKALGSRAHVASKDAYASLQQSLHGVRDIRILGRERHFSRVYARSRLQLARSHYLRSTLTELPHSIIELALIGFILLFFGLTLMRGTDAQSALSVLGLFAYAGLRLQPSLQRIISGLNNIRFSAAPLADLHADLQAIEGLERSAREPAPLPFDVGIELRGVAFRYATADRDALAGVDLTIRPGEQIGICGATGGGKTTLVDVIAGLLDPDAGQVLVDGRDVHRNSRAWQRNLGVVPQMVFLVDGTLRANIALGVADEDVDEVALDEAIELAQLREFVDSVPDGLETQVGERGVRVSGGQRQRIAIARALYRRPQVLIFDEGTSALDNMTEAALMNAIERLKGSHTIILIAHRLSTVEKCDRIVFMENGRVAGLGTYDDLRRDSRGFRALAGSH is encoded by the coding sequence GTGATCGCCAGCGGCTTCGAGATGCTCGGTGCGGTGCTCGTCTACGTCCTGCTCGCGCTCGTGGTCGACCCGAGCGGGGATGTCGAACTCCCAATGCTCGGTGACCTTCGCGCGCTGTTCCCGCGAGTGGCACAGGAGCGGCTGCTGCTGTGGCTGGTGATTGCGATGGCAGTGTTCTTCGTGGTCAGGACGGCCGTACAGGTCGGTGTCACCTACGTTCAGCAACGGGTCGCCCACAACGCCGGTGCCCGCCTGTCGATCCGTATGGTCGAGGGATACCTCCGCTGGCCCTACAGTTGGCACCTGAGCCGCCCGTCCGCGGAGCTGATCCGGAATGGGCATCAGGCCGTCGATCAGTTGATCTCCCAGGTGTTCCTGCCCGTCGTCCGGGTGACGGCTGAGGGCTTCTTGACACTCGGCATGCTCTTCGTGCTGTTGGCGATCGCCCCCGGGGCGACCGGGATGGCCGTCGTCGTGGTCGGCGCTGCGGCCGCGTTGCTGTTGTTCGTCGTGCAGCCGCGGCTCAAGGCACTCGGTAGCCGTGCGCACGTCGCGTCCAAGGACGCCTACGCATCCCTCCAGCAGTCGCTGCACGGCGTACGTGACATCCGAATACTCGGTCGTGAGCGGCACTTTTCGCGCGTCTATGCGCGCAGCCGGCTGCAGCTGGCGCGCTCGCACTATCTGCGCTCGACCCTCACCGAGCTGCCGCACTCCATCATCGAGCTCGCGCTCATCGGATTCATCCTGCTGTTCTTCGGGCTCACCCTGATGCGGGGAACCGACGCGCAGTCGGCGCTCTCGGTACTCGGCCTGTTCGCCTACGCCGGGTTGCGCTTGCAGCCGTCCCTGCAGCGCATCATCAGCGGCCTGAACAACATCCGATTCTCCGCCGCACCACTGGCCGACCTGCACGCCGACCTGCAGGCCATCGAGGGCCTGGAGCGATCGGCTCGCGAGCCGGCACCGCTGCCGTTCGACGTCGGCATCGAGTTGCGTGGCGTCGCATTTCGCTACGCGACCGCGGACCGAGACGCGCTGGCCGGTGTCGATCTGACGATCCGACCTGGTGAACAGATCGGCATCTGTGGCGCGACGGGTGGCGGGAAGACCACGCTCGTCGACGTGATCGCCGGTCTCCTCGATCCGGACGCCGGCCAGGTGCTCGTCGATGGGCGGGACGTGCACCGCAATAGCCGCGCGTGGCAGCGCAACCTCGGCGTCGTGCCGCAGATGGTGTTCCTGGTCGACGGGACGCTGCGCGCGAACATCGCCCTCGGTGTCGCGGACGAAGACGTCGACGAAGTCGCGCTCGATGAAGCGATCGAGCTCGCGCAACTGCGGGAGTTCGTCGACTCGGTCCCTGATGGACTCGAGACACAGGTCGGTGAGCGAGGGGTGCGGGTCTCGGGCGGCCAGCGTCAGCGCATCGCGATCGCCCGCGCGCTGTACCGCCGTCCGCAGGTGTTGATCTTCGACGAGGGGACCTCCGCCCTCGACAACATGACGGAGGCGGCCCTCATGAACGCGATCGAACGCCTGAAAGGTTCCCACACGATCATCCTGATCGCCCACCGCCTCTCGACGGTCGAGAAGTGCGACCGGATCGTGTTCATGGAGAACGGCCGTGTCGCCGGACTGGGAACCTACGACGACCTTCGGCGCGACAGTCGGGGCTTCCGGGCACTCGCCGGCAGCCACTGA
- a CDS encoding glycosyltransferase translates to MAQQVLMSQREHPAVSRTRVLHVVNQVGAQAGAEVSIRSIILGSRTDLAHAVVVLRSEKDGLEELHAAGVPVFSPDRTLTRAGAVRHVIGACRAFSPDVLHTTLFDADFAGRLAAWIRGGQRVVSSVVNTPYAPEARAAERVSPRKLWVVRSVDRALARHATSAVHAISDATAEHARTHLGMPPERLRCVPRGRSAALLDHRTAARRQDVRARLDWGSRPVVVNVARQEPQKGHVYLVEAFARMRAAHGDALLVLVGRSGRSTPQVNRAIEQHDVGDAVVQLGVRQDVADLVAAADVFASSSRYEGLGGAVVEACGIGTPVVTFDVPAVREVVGDAHPWLVPLGDTAGLADAIGEVLTSPATAERVAARQQARFRDRFELDATVQAMVQFYEDVAAADVGHGRVRHRVPPVRVSW, encoded by the coding sequence ATGGCGCAGCAGGTTCTCATGTCGCAACGGGAGCATCCGGCGGTGTCTCGAACTCGTGTGCTGCACGTCGTGAATCAAGTCGGCGCCCAGGCTGGTGCGGAGGTGTCGATACGCAGCATCATCCTCGGATCGCGAACCGACCTCGCTCATGCCGTCGTCGTCCTCCGCTCGGAGAAGGACGGGCTGGAAGAACTGCACGCGGCAGGCGTGCCCGTCTTCTCTCCCGACAGGACGCTGACCAGGGCCGGCGCGGTCAGGCACGTCATCGGAGCCTGCCGGGCGTTCTCGCCCGATGTGCTGCACACGACCCTGTTCGATGCTGACTTCGCCGGTCGCCTGGCTGCTTGGATCCGAGGTGGCCAGCGCGTGGTGAGTAGCGTCGTCAACACGCCGTACGCGCCGGAAGCGCGTGCCGCCGAGCGTGTGTCGCCGCGGAAGCTCTGGGTCGTGAGGTCGGTGGACCGGGCCTTGGCGCGTCATGCCACCAGCGCCGTCCATGCCATCAGCGACGCCACGGCAGAGCACGCACGGACGCACCTCGGCATGCCGCCCGAACGTCTGCGATGCGTACCTCGTGGCCGCAGCGCGGCACTGCTCGATCACCGCACGGCAGCTCGCCGTCAGGACGTGCGAGCGCGGCTCGACTGGGGCAGTCGCCCGGTGGTGGTGAACGTCGCGCGACAGGAACCGCAGAAGGGACACGTGTATCTGGTGGAGGCCTTCGCGAGGATGCGCGCGGCGCATGGGGATGCGCTGCTCGTCCTGGTCGGGCGCAGCGGTCGCAGCACACCCCAAGTCAACCGGGCGATCGAACAGCACGACGTTGGGGACGCGGTCGTGCAGCTGGGAGTGCGTCAAGACGTGGCTGACCTCGTCGCCGCGGCCGACGTCTTCGCGTCTTCGTCCCGTTACGAGGGGCTCGGCGGGGCGGTCGTCGAGGCCTGCGGCATCGGCACCCCGGTGGTCACCTTCGACGTGCCGGCGGTTCGGGAGGTCGTCGGTGATGCCCACCCGTGGCTCGTGCCCCTGGGCGACACGGCGGGCCTGGCCGACGCGATCGGTGAGGTGCTGACGTCACCGGCCACGGCCGAGAGGGTTGCAGCGAGGCAGCAGGCCCGTTTCCGCGACCGCTTCGAACTCGACGCGACCGTGCAGGCCATGGTCCAGTTCTACGAGGACGTGGCCGCCGCTGATGTCGGGCACGGCCGTGTGCGGCACCGGGTCCCTCCGGTTCGGGTGTCGTGGTGA
- a CDS encoding glycosyltransferase family 4 protein encodes MKSLHVVTSPARRGAETFAIELVAALHDRGDDADIAALHPTPSQNPYAMRVLGTGRRAPATLRALRQAAQDVDVVVAHGSSTLEACSVALAGSGTPFVYRFIGDPSYWTASWHKQQLVRLLLRRPARYVALWQGAGTQLAERYGLPSGRIGVIPNGVPEGRFSAVDGQRERLRVRFDIPPGRPCLGFVGALAPEKNLDVAIVAAARSDAHLLVAGDGPERTRLETLAARLAPGRVAFLGTLGDPREVYWASDVLVLPSRSEGMPAVVIEAALAGVATVATRVGALPDMIVDGETGFLVEPDRTDAFVARVSDALSGAVDAGRRAQAAFERRYTMGTVCELWRATMLMTAS; translated from the coding sequence GTGAAGTCATTGCACGTGGTCACCAGTCCCGCGAGGCGCGGTGCGGAAACCTTCGCGATCGAGCTGGTGGCGGCCCTGCACGATCGCGGTGACGACGCCGACATCGCGGCACTGCATCCGACACCGTCGCAGAACCCTTACGCGATGCGGGTGCTCGGCACCGGCCGGCGAGCGCCGGCGACCTTGCGTGCCCTGCGGCAGGCCGCCCAAGACGTCGACGTGGTCGTCGCCCATGGCTCGTCGACCTTGGAGGCATGCAGCGTCGCCCTGGCCGGCAGCGGCACGCCCTTCGTCTACCGCTTCATCGGGGACCCCAGCTACTGGACCGCGTCCTGGCACAAGCAGCAGCTCGTGCGCCTCCTGCTACGCCGGCCCGCACGCTACGTCGCCCTCTGGCAGGGGGCAGGGACCCAGCTCGCGGAGCGGTACGGCCTACCCAGCGGTCGGATCGGCGTCATCCCGAACGGCGTTCCGGAAGGGCGTTTCTCCGCTGTTGACGGCCAGCGGGAACGGTTGCGGGTGCGCTTCGACATCCCGCCCGGCAGGCCCTGTCTGGGCTTCGTCGGCGCGCTCGCCCCCGAGAAGAACCTCGACGTGGCCATCGTCGCCGCTGCGCGCAGCGACGCTCATCTGCTCGTGGCCGGGGACGGCCCAGAACGAACACGACTCGAGACGCTGGCCGCACGGCTCGCTCCCGGACGCGTCGCGTTCCTCGGGACCCTGGGCGACCCGCGCGAGGTGTACTGGGCCAGCGACGTTCTCGTGCTACCCAGCCGATCGGAGGGAATGCCGGCGGTCGTCATCGAGGCAGCGCTCGCCGGTGTCGCCACGGTCGCCACCCGGGTCGGCGCCCTGCCGGACATGATCGTCGACGGTGAAACCGGATTCCTGGTCGAGCCCGATCGGACCGACGCGTTCGTCGCCCGCGTCTCGGACGCCCTGTCGGGCGCGGTTGACGCTGGCCGTCGGGCCCAGGCCGCGTTCGAGCGGCGGTACACGATGGGGACCGTCTGCGAACTGTGGCGGGCCACGATGCTGATGACAGCATCGTGA
- a CDS encoding glycosyltransferase family 4 protein — translation MKRQPRVVHLTTVDMSLVLLLLPQLVAFREAGYEVIGVSAPGPYVTQLEDAGIRHVALEGSTRSADVRADLVAAREFVRLCRRLRPDLVHTHNPKPGVYGRIGARLAGVPHVVNTVHGLYAQPDDAWRKRAVVYGLERAAATFSDAELLQNPEDLPVLRRLRTPARKLQVLGNGVDLARFDLDRLAPQRAEVRRELGVGDNEVVVGLVGRLVAEKGYREVFEAARALRHTHPRVRFVVVGPTDTDKPDAITTDELAAVAAATGLRHLGARSDVERLYLAMDLYVLASHREGFPRSAMEAAAMGRPVIATDIRGCRQVVDHGTNGVLVPVRDPVALTAAIARLADEAILRASMGAASRRKAEREFDDRRQIRVTLDVYERLLGAHGGSR, via the coding sequence GTGAAGCGTCAGCCCCGCGTCGTGCATCTCACCACCGTCGACATGTCGCTGGTGCTGTTGCTGCTCCCGCAACTCGTGGCCTTCCGTGAGGCCGGCTACGAGGTGATCGGGGTCTCGGCGCCCGGTCCGTACGTCACGCAACTCGAGGACGCCGGCATCCGCCACGTCGCGCTCGAAGGCTCGACACGCTCCGCAGACGTGCGGGCCGACCTCGTCGCCGCACGTGAGTTCGTGCGGCTGTGCCGGCGCCTGCGCCCCGACCTCGTGCACACCCACAACCCGAAACCCGGCGTGTACGGCCGCATCGGCGCCCGGCTGGCCGGCGTGCCGCACGTCGTCAACACCGTCCACGGCCTGTACGCCCAGCCCGACGACGCCTGGCGGAAGCGGGCGGTCGTCTACGGACTCGAGCGCGCCGCCGCGACGTTCTCGGACGCCGAGCTGCTGCAGAACCCCGAGGACCTGCCGGTGCTGCGGCGGCTGCGCACGCCGGCACGCAAGCTGCAGGTGCTCGGCAACGGGGTCGACCTCGCCCGCTTCGACCTCGACCGGCTCGCACCGCAGCGCGCCGAGGTACGTCGTGAGCTCGGCGTCGGCGACAACGAGGTCGTCGTCGGTCTCGTCGGCCGGCTGGTGGCCGAGAAGGGCTACCGCGAGGTGTTCGAGGCGGCCCGGGCGCTGCGACACACCCACCCGCGGGTGCGGTTCGTGGTGGTGGGACCGACCGACACCGACAAGCCGGACGCGATCACCACCGACGAGCTGGCTGCCGTGGCCGCCGCCACGGGTCTGCGCCACCTCGGCGCCCGGTCCGACGTCGAGCGGCTCTACCTGGCGATGGATCTGTACGTCCTCGCCTCGCATCGGGAGGGCTTCCCGCGTTCGGCGATGGAGGCCGCCGCGATGGGGCGTCCGGTGATCGCGACCGACATCCGCGGCTGCCGACAGGTCGTCGACCATGGCACCAACGGTGTGCTGGTCCCGGTCCGCGACCCGGTGGCGCTCACCGCGGCGATCGCCCGCCTCGCCGACGAGGCCATCCTGCGGGCTTCGATGGGGGCGGCCAGTCGGCGCAAGGCCGAGCGTGAGTTCGACGACCGCCGTCAGATCCGCGTCACCCTGGATGTCTACGAGCGGCTCCTCGGCGCACACGGCGGGTCGCGATGA
- a CDS encoding NeuD/PglB/VioB family sugar acetyltransferase, which produces MSAGASRVDVVVVGTGGMGREAAAWVHDLSGQYRLLGFVDDAAPATTVADLPVLGPLTWLQEHPQVQAVVAVGAPATRADIVQRLDAWGVDLAQVVHPSSVVGPRVELGEGTIVCPQAVLTCDIRLGRAVIVNYGAMLGHDGVVGDHAFLAPGVHLAGNVTIEAGADVGIGASVRQGITIGAGAVVGAGAAVVRDVAPATTVVGVPARPIRRG; this is translated from the coding sequence ATGAGCGCCGGGGCGTCGCGCGTCGACGTGGTCGTGGTCGGCACGGGCGGGATGGGACGCGAGGCCGCCGCCTGGGTGCACGACCTGTCCGGGCAGTACCGCCTGCTCGGCTTCGTCGACGACGCCGCACCGGCCACCACCGTCGCCGACCTGCCGGTCCTCGGCCCGCTCACTTGGCTGCAGGAGCACCCGCAGGTGCAGGCGGTCGTCGCCGTCGGCGCCCCGGCGACCCGGGCCGACATCGTTCAGCGCCTCGACGCGTGGGGCGTCGACCTCGCGCAGGTCGTGCACCCCTCGAGCGTCGTCGGCCCGCGGGTCGAGCTGGGGGAGGGGACCATCGTCTGCCCCCAGGCCGTGCTGACCTGTGACATCCGGCTCGGCCGGGCCGTGATCGTCAACTACGGCGCCATGCTCGGACACGACGGCGTCGTCGGTGACCACGCGTTCCTCGCGCCCGGGGTGCATCTCGCCGGGAACGTCACGATCGAGGCCGGCGCCGACGTCGGGATCGGCGCGTCGGTCCGGCAGGGGATCACGATCGGCGCCGGCGCGGTCGTCGGCGCCGGTGCCGCCGTCGTCCGCGACGTCGCCCCGGCCACCACCGTCGTCGGTGTGCCCGCGCGACCCATCCGGCGAGGCTGA
- a CDS encoding sugar transferase, whose protein sequence is MRGERYDPLKRLIDVVGALIGLVVLAPVMALVAVRVRREIGTPVLFRQQRPGRHARQFTLRKFRTMTDARDAGGDLLPDQARLTPLGRFLRASSLDELPELLNVLRGEMSLVGPRPLLPEYLDRYTPTQARRHEVRPGLTGWSQVNGRNDQTWEDKLALDVWYVDHRSLWLDVRIVVRTLAVVVTRRGVSLDGHATTIPFQGGVGSTPPADDEDARG, encoded by the coding sequence GTGCGAGGCGAACGCTACGACCCCCTGAAGCGGCTGATCGACGTCGTCGGTGCCCTGATCGGGCTGGTCGTCCTCGCCCCGGTCATGGCCCTCGTCGCGGTGCGCGTCCGCCGCGAGATCGGCACGCCGGTGCTGTTCCGCCAGCAGCGCCCCGGACGGCACGCCCGGCAGTTCACGCTGCGCAAGTTCCGCACCATGACCGACGCCCGCGATGCCGGAGGCGACCTGCTGCCCGACCAGGCGCGGCTGACCCCGCTGGGACGGTTCCTGCGGGCGAGTTCTCTGGACGAGCTCCCCGAGCTGCTCAACGTCCTGCGCGGTGAGATGTCGCTGGTTGGCCCGCGGCCGCTGCTGCCCGAGTACCTCGACCGCTACACGCCGACGCAGGCGCGACGCCACGAGGTGCGTCCGGGGCTGACCGGCTGGTCGCAGGTCAACGGCCGCAACGACCAGACGTGGGAGGACAAACTCGCCCTCGACGTCTGGTACGTCGACCACCGCAGCCTGTGGCTCGACGTCCGCATCGTCGTGCGCACCCTCGCCGTGGTCGTCACCCGTCGGGGCGTGTCGCTCGACGGGCACGCGACCACCATCCCGTTCCAGGGCGGCGTCGGATCGACGCCGCCCGCCGACGACGAGGACGCCCGTGGCTGA
- a CDS encoding GNAT family N-acetyltransferase: protein MADELEVREAVDTDLPQLLELLQSSLGWVPDAQYADFYHWKHHDNPFGRSPAWVATDGDRIVGLRVWLRWRFTDGERTWDAVRAVDTATHPDHQGRGIFRRLTTSSLEVLREQGVAHVFNTPNEQSRPGYLKMGWQQVGRLPVGVRFRSPAAALGAVRARVPADKWSLPATVGERAAEVLADDVRLGRLLAATRLRGIATELSPAFLRWRYGFGPLHYRGLQEDDGLVLFRLRRRGPATECVVGHLLATDDAVAGRLLRRMARETRADQVLQIAARPHLRGGFLPLSGGGPILTWRALASTPMPPLGAWDLTMGDVELF from the coding sequence GTGGCTGACGAACTCGAGGTCCGCGAGGCCGTCGACACCGACCTGCCGCAGCTGCTCGAGCTGCTGCAGTCGTCGCTCGGCTGGGTGCCCGACGCCCAGTACGCCGACTTCTACCACTGGAAGCACCATGACAACCCGTTCGGGCGCTCGCCGGCGTGGGTCGCGACCGACGGCGATCGCATCGTCGGGCTGCGCGTGTGGTTGCGCTGGCGGTTCACCGACGGGGAACGGACGTGGGACGCCGTTCGGGCGGTCGACACGGCCACCCATCCCGACCACCAGGGGCGGGGCATCTTCCGCCGCCTGACCACCTCCTCGCTCGAGGTGCTGCGCGAGCAGGGGGTGGCGCACGTCTTCAACACCCCCAACGAGCAGTCCCGCCCCGGCTACCTCAAGATGGGTTGGCAGCAGGTCGGCAGGCTGCCGGTCGGCGTCCGCTTCCGTTCGCCGGCCGCCGCGCTCGGTGCCGTGCGGGCCCGGGTGCCCGCCGACAAGTGGTCGCTGCCCGCTACCGTCGGCGAGAGGGCCGCCGAGGTGCTGGCCGACGACGTGCGGCTCGGACGCCTGCTCGCGGCGACCCGCCTACGCGGTATCGCGACCGAGTTGTCGCCCGCGTTCCTGCGCTGGCGCTACGGCTTCGGCCCGTTGCACTACCGCGGACTGCAGGAGGACGACGGGCTGGTGCTGTTCCGGCTGCGCCGACGCGGGCCGGCGACCGAGTGCGTGGTCGGGCACCTGCTGGCCACCGACGACGCGGTCGCGGGTCGGTTGCTGCGCAGGATGGCCAGGGAGACGCGCGCCGACCAGGTGCTGCAGATCGCCGCCCGACCCCACCTGCGCGGTGGTTTCCTGCCGCTGTCCGGCGGTGGCCCGATCCTGACCTGGCGGGCGCTGGCCAGCACGCCGATGCCGCCGCTGGGGGCCTGGGACCTCACCATGGGTGACGTCGAGCTCTTCTGA
- a CDS encoding polysaccharide deacetylase family protein — MGAFDRLTGPQLRRGLKHGLATVRRPAGGRGPSGTVVLIYHRVGGGTPDERDLALADFEAQVAELARHRVVALDTALDELAAGDDSPKVVLTFDDGFEDVHAVAWPLLREAGLPFTLYVTTAYLDGTMHWPGSTSNHPGPALRWRQLEELAASPLVTLGNHTHTHARPEALTAEEFDTCSALLEARLGVVPQHYCFTWGVPVPAANELLAARFRSAATGIVGLNRPGTDPLGLHRVPVRGTDPLPFFRAKLGGDLTVERAYERVVQTAKRFGAG, encoded by the coding sequence GTGGGCGCATTCGACCGGCTGACCGGCCCGCAGCTGCGGCGGGGGCTCAAGCATGGACTGGCGACGGTGCGCCGGCCAGCTGGCGGCCGGGGTCCCAGCGGCACGGTGGTGCTGATCTACCACCGGGTCGGTGGTGGAACGCCCGACGAGCGCGACCTCGCGCTCGCCGACTTCGAGGCCCAGGTCGCGGAGCTGGCGCGCCACCGCGTGGTCGCCCTCGACACCGCCCTCGACGAACTCGCCGCCGGCGACGACTCACCCAAGGTGGTGCTCACCTTCGATGACGGGTTCGAGGACGTCCACGCCGTCGCCTGGCCGTTGCTACGCGAGGCCGGCCTGCCGTTCACGCTCTACGTGACCACGGCCTACCTCGACGGGACGATGCACTGGCCTGGGTCGACCTCGAACCATCCCGGTCCGGCGCTGCGGTGGCGGCAGCTCGAGGAACTGGCCGCCTCACCGCTGGTCACGCTCGGCAACCACACCCACACGCACGCCCGGCCCGAGGCGCTGACCGCCGAGGAGTTCGACACCTGCTCGGCGCTGCTGGAGGCCCGCCTCGGCGTCGTGCCCCAGCACTACTGCTTCACCTGGGGCGTGCCGGTGCCGGCGGCGAACGAGCTGCTGGCCGCCCGCTTCCGCTCCGCTGCGACCGGCATCGTCGGACTCAACCGTCCGGGCACCGATCCCCTCGGCCTCCACCGGGTCCCCGTCCGCGGCACCGATCCGCTGCCGTTCTTCCGCGCCAAGCTCGGCGGCGACCTCACCGTCGAACGTGCGTACGAGCGCGTCGTCCAGACCGCCAAACGCTTTGGCGCCGGCTGA